In Papaver somniferum cultivar HN1 chromosome 9, ASM357369v1, whole genome shotgun sequence, the genomic stretch CCACAGTTAACCAAATTTTTAAATCAACtttcatatacatgtgatgtaAAACGTCCATTGGTTTGTTACAGAATGAAAGCAGGAAGAATTTGGGAATTCTTAAGGATCAACTAGAAGCATTTGATTTGATGACCGAGATATTTATACTATGATGTAGATTCATCTGAGAATTATCCAAAAAGGTGAGATGGCTGCAAACATTGGGGAGGAGAGCAGATTTTCAACTAAGATGTTGTTGATTTTTCGAATATTCCAATGAATATTTTCAAGAACTTTATCATtggtgaaaaaaaaatcaaacagacaaaacacaaactaaTCCTTTATTAAGAGTTGTCAAATACCATGTTTATATTACTGAACATTCATATCAAATGCTTGGTGAAAATTTGGTAAATGGAGTTCTCCATTTCTGATGTGCTACCATATTATAGGTCCCTAAGCATTAATCCAGGCGTCCTCTTTCTCACTGATTAGACCTCCATGACTACAGACGCACTTATAATTGCAATAAAATATCTGGGTCTCTAATCACATGAGGTTTCCTCAAGATTCTTATCAAACAAATAGGATTTCTCTGGATAATCTTAAGCAATATAAGATATGATGACATTGAGAAGAATAATACATTTTTATTGAAGGCTAAATCTTTAAGAAAGTCTGTTTGTGATATTAAAAACATCTTAAATTAGTAAGTGTTGCTTGACCAACCAAGGTGATGCATTAGTACATATCACtgcaacataaaaaaatgacAGGAAGGATACATGGGCATAGTAGTCATTAGAGTTGGTATTTAGAAAAAGTACATAGTTATCACGATGGTTACTTCACCATAATCATAGATAGATTCATAATTGGGTTTTGTAAAGAGTAGATATATTGGGATATTATGGTAAGCTACGAGGATGTAGGTTAATTATACGCAGTTAAGTCCATGGTTAGTTGATGTCATATCTTCACAATCCAAGAGTCCTGAAGCTTCTAGTACATTTTTCATTAAACCTCTTAATCTTTTTCACTCATTCATCTTCCATTAATCTTTGaaaatcttcaactttgatttccCTCAAAAATTGGTGATCGGAAGCAATCAAGTAACAATCTAGAAGAAAAATCTGATATAAAAAGCTCCAAAGCAGAGGAAAAAGGTAAAGGAAAAATGGGAACTAGTGAAATCCCTGAAGATGTTGAAAAGAAATAATCATCGGCGAGAAGAAGACTGTGTAAGTGATGtctaaactcaaacccattactttgttgtgtggtatgattgttatattaggttagcTTATCGAAAATGATGATTTTTAAGAATTTATGTCGTCAAGGTATTAATAAAACAATGACGACCTTTGATGTTTAGTGTTAGTCATCAAGGTCGCAGGATGAAGATTATGCCGACTTTTGATAAAGTTAATTATGGTGTCTGTAAACCAATAACTAGGGTCAGCATGGTAGTTATACCTCAAACACGACGGCGGGTGATAGTTATTTTGGTCATCATCTTTGTATTACCTATACCATGACGACTTAATGTCACAAGAACTTTATTTTCCTGTGTATATTTTAAAGTGTATGTCATcattatttttaaatataaagTTGACAAATATGTAGTCACACTGACGGTCGATATATAGTCTTTAAACTACAAAATGACAACTATTTTAagttcaaaactcttttgtgtgTTCATAGATTGTATTTGTGTATTGTTTAGGTTCCAACAAAATAACAAAGAGGGGGAACCAGTAGAATAATTATTTTCCTGGATCGAAAAGGTTTATCCTCCTTCAAAAGATACTACATGTCTCCCAAATGTGTTAGGGTTCAATTTTTAATGTATGTATGCTCTAATTAAGTGTTGGATGATTCTGATCAATTGTCGGCAAGGTTTCAATGTTCCTACATTGACGGCTATGGCTTGATCGGCCGACTTTTGTTTTTCTACAATGACGACTATTTGATGGTCGTCATGGTTATTATTAAGAGAAAATGAAGATCCATGGATatgttattattttcttataTATTCGTTATATTAAAGTTTTCTTAACATGCCGACGACATATTGGTCGTCGTTGTTATCAGTTTATTTCTTGATGACCAAATAATGTTACTTTTTGCTTGGATTATTCGGCAAGTTGATTTTTTTCTGACGTATCGAATATTGTTTCATCGCCAGTACTTTCATTATATTAACTTGAAGACTATAGTGAGGAAAAGATACAtgaaaataagattttttttctcGTCTTGTACAATGACGACCAATCGTTGTAAAAAACTACGATCATGCCGACTATTCCAAGCTTTTTGTCACAAGGTTGTTAGAGTAATTGTTCGTATCAGTCTGAAAATTTTAAACTCTGACGATCCTGGGAAAAGTGAAAATTAGTTTTGTCATACTTTAATGGTTGGCATGCTCGTATGATAATAATAGTAATACCGACTAGTGAGTAAAACACTTTGTCGGTATGGTAGGAAATACAAAATAATAACGACTCAAGAAAACTGGAGTATGTAAACACAAAAAAACCACATTCATTTCATTCATTAGTAGTACtccaaagtacattacacaaaaTACGAATGAGGTCACAAAACGATTCATTATTTCCCAAACACAGTCATCGATCACTCAAATCTATCGGACCCCCTTCATTCAAATCTATTGGATAAAGTTCATTCAAATATATTGGACCTTTGATAGACTCATCTAAAGCATTCTAGAGGTTCATGTTGTCCTGATAAAGTTTCAGTCATTCCTCATTCTTGGTGTTTGTGAACTATTCTCAAAAGTTGAACCTACAAAGAGGAGGTAATGGACAACCCTTGTGCAGTTGTAGACCAACAAAATGATTGCTAACCATCAAAGTTATAACAGTTCTTCTATACTTGATCTGCTCTACACAAATCGCCTTTTTTATGTGTGCAAATGTTAGACAATCTCTAAGTGAACTACGCATGACCATGTATCCTCCAATAGATGGCCACGTTGTGGCATTCCCATCCAATGCTCATATTTAATTGGTGCATTTCCTTCCGGGCCTTTAACACGAGCAAGTAATTCCTTgaaagtatcttctttgtcttcttttGAACCTTCTAGCATCACTGAGATATAAAATTCCCTGTCTTTTTTCTAGTCGGACAaccatcttctttcttatgtattgaCATTGGGTGCGATTCTCCTCAACCGCCCCACTCAAGTGCCTCAAACATCCTAAAACTCTTTCAAGTTCTCTCATGTCTTTCCacggtcatcgaccaaaccaatTTATCCCATGCTTTCACGAATAACCCAAATTTAATCTCACGTTctttccattcttcgtgttctttgttTTCCTCTTCCTCTTTCTCCTCTTAAGTTAGTTTGCTAAGACGTTCATCTTACTCTTTTGCACGTTGACTACTTTTGCTTGCCTTTTTCTTTTGGATATGATGCTGCAATTATTCCTAAGAATGCATTGTATGTGGAACGTGCAAAGTTTGTTCCATGAGAAAAACTATCCTCACGACATTCATTATTGCTTGCTCATTATCAGTCACTCCAACCTCGGGAGTTTTGTATTCGTGATAAAGAAGCTTCAAGGTTTCTAATGGCCAAATTAAACTCCCATCCTTCTCATGATTCATAAAAAACCATGCCACCGTGAATGATTTCCTGTCTGAGGTCtgtccaacaatgttcaacaaaggcaAGTTGTACCCATTCGTCTTGTAAGTACAATCTGTGAACAAAACTTAGTAGAAGCACCGAGCCAAATCCAATCATCTTCGATGCAGTTGTGTTTGTGTGTCAACCATTGTGGTTCTTGCATtaccttccttccttccttccttccatcccattcaattcttttgatagttgctTTGGCCGCATAAGTTGTAGACAATGAAGAAAGTTTATTCTTATCATCCTTCGTGAACTTACTTAGGAGCTTACTTGGTTCAATTCCCCAACTTGTTCGTACTTGATTGAACTCGTGTAGTTTCAACTTGTCCGAGTTTCCGACACTAATTTTGCTTCCTTATTGATTACAATGAACCGTTGCGACAACCCAGAAGCATCACGATCATTGATGTTCATTGTTTGGTCttgatatctcaaaatatgttcgCCCACATGATGTTACCATGCTGTTGTGCACCATTgatatctcaaaaatattcttctgatctaaacataattacgacaaataCATTCATGTTTAGTGATGTTCAAATTTAATACTCCGAACTTTGACCTTTTAACTTTACCGTTgccttgactttgagattgtAAATCTATATTACAAAAAATTAAGAATCTTGTTTTAGATCAGAAGAATATTGAGAGTTGAAGAAATTCTAGAGAGGTTTAGAAATTTTGCTatgagttgaaatgaatttgaacttgggtatttatagagggggAAATTCTAGCCGTTGGATGAGGAATTGTTGAGCGATGATCTACTCAGCGAGCGGCAACATGACTATTGCTGACGCTAAACAGACCAACGAGTGGTCATTTGACCATACACATTAGACATTCTATTATTCGGTAGACACTCTGTCCTGTATGCCTAAGTGGTATATTTAACACTTgacatatgattattgtttgccACTTTGCCATACTCATAATGGGTGCTAAAGTGGCTAAATGGGGAGCTTGACATGAGTATAGGAATAAGCCTTGGCAACACCAGATTTTCCTACCATAGTTGAAGCAAAAGTACAGATCTCTGCTAATTCCTATCAACGACAACTCAGCAAGAGTAGTGTCGGCTAATAACAAGTTCACAATTCACATCAACGGATCCATCGGCAGAAGATTCATGAATTCACTGTTAGTAAACTCTGGAGTATATTTTTCTCATTGAAAGGAAAATAAAGTCACAGTTTCCACTAAAAACGATGACCTTTTAATATGCGGTTAAAGTCAATGTCCACGACAGGATAGATTAAGGTGAACTTAAACAGGAAAAGTCAACTACAAATACTAAGTAGATTAACAATTAGCAAGCAACCCAGTATTGCTGACCTATATACATCAACCATACTGCACACCTAAGAAACTCGTCATCTTAACATGTGTACACTGGTTGGGATTAGGGCTGTCAACTGATCCGGTTACTGGATCCTATTATTTTTTTGGTTCTGGGTCCTAACGATCCCGGATCCGGTTATTATATTAGTTGGCCCAGAATCGGACCCTATTAAATAATCGGGTAACCGCAGGTTCCGGATATTAAACGGTTAATTCACGAGTGTTTTATTTTGAAACAGGTAATTCATTTACAGGTAATTCATTTTTGGGTTTACACTACCACTGCTGCGGAATACACGTGATGGTGTTATCAGTTTCTTCTTTTTATGCAGGTTCAAGTTGATTTTCCCTCTCTAGAAATGCCATTTGAATTTCTTCAATTGCTCCCTCCACTAAAAAAAATGGCACTCTTCATTTGTCATCTCTCTGTGCTCACGCAGAACAAATGTTAATCTATACTGTGTGTTGTCTCATGGAAGATTTCCTTATAAAAAGAATGCTCAAGACGGTTGGCAGAGATTGACCCAAAAGAAGTCATAGACAATATAATTAAATGGACGTATAAGATCATAAAACAGGATTAATATCTTTCAAtacacatgatttttttttaatcttttcgtGAATGATATTAAATGATTTTTACTGAACAAGAGTTTTAGCCTAAACAACCAATCAAAGTCCAGGAGCTTGGCGGAAGAGTGAGTAGGCGTTAACCTAGAACGACAAAGAAATTAAGCTAGAAGAGGTTTTAGAGTGGGATATCTGCGGAATTATCACCGCTAATGATTTTTTATTAGGTTCTATACAAGATTGAAACGGGTACTCCGAGAACCGCGGGTACCCGACGGGTATTATTCTTTCGGACTCGTtaaaattcgggtccaatcggataATTACCCGTCGGTTCCTAAGTTGTTAATGAGTCCAATTttaggacccagaaccggacccgtttttATAGGATCCGGTTCCGAATTCGGGTAATGAgtacccattgacaaccctagtTGGGATGTCAGTGGATACTACAGGCTTCCTCCTCCCAAGGCCCAGCTATATCTCCTTTGACTAGCAGACTGTCTGTATATGAagcctattttgaggcatacgtCAGCCAAACCTAGACAAAATATAGGTTTGGCTGATaatttgagtatgcctcaaacaGGTTTCCTGTATATTCATCTACCTATTCCGCTCTCAAGCCTTATAGAACACCCAGTCTTGCACAGTGGCTACCTAATAGAACCCCAGTCCTACAATGCGACTACTTATTATGCTCTCAAGCCTTACATAacactaggggtgtaaattcgggcaggccgggccgtctgacccaaaaactaagacaggccgggcaggccaggcttaatatttgtgagcccgtaaacaaattcaggtcgGACAgtccgggcacaagtagataatttgctacccaaagaccgcccaaagcccgctttttatacgggcaggccagatcgggccggacatgccactattttgattatttttttttaaggttaaattttcaaatgaacggtgttaaatacaatatcctttcctttccaacatcgcatatcgtaagtgatagtgttattttatatttaaattacactgacaaatttttaattttagcctattataaataattaattagagtacaataaactttctaataagaaaatatattaccattaatgttttgaaaaggttaattataagtaaaaaaacaattatatattttatttttcttgacacaaaattgacaattataaaattttaacttttaagtctttttaagaggatattaaatgattaatggcacatagaaggctttcaggccggacaccataattaatcgcaaagcccgagaccgcccaataaattaatccaggccaggccgggtggtccatgacggaccataacaggctttgggctgcTTCGGGTACAGGCGGACTCGGACGGATACagacaggccgagtattttcCGATATTATTTAGACCCCTACATAACATCCAGTCTTATAGCATGCCAGGTCATTGTGTGGGACACCCCTTGCCGATGTCGAAGAGACATTCTTACCTGTATAATTGTTAAAAGGTGACGAGCTCAAAACTTGGACAATGTGTTACGGGACAATACATCGTCTGGACATTAAAATAGAGGTAATGAGTTGGTTAGCACATGAGGCAGAAAGTGGACTACACAGGCTACAAACTGTTAAAATGGCAGAATTTTTGTTACTAAAAATAAGTTGTTCTGCGTAttaaaaaatgaaataaataataaattagttttcagaagaaaaaaaatttaagaaataaatatcaatcatctactccctccgttcttttttaatacgccagttttgtttttagcgaaatttaaggaaattaagagaactaatcattgaaagtggtcctcatgatacttgtcaataaaagaagtgaagtgaaatagtccccatgacacttgttagcaaaagaagtaaagtgaagtggtccacatgacacttgtcatcaaaagaagttaagagaaaagtggtcccaaaaaattaaaataacatttgacttttccaattagtaaactggcctatttttttgaaacttttatttatagaaactgacctattaaaaaagaacggacgGAGTAGTTTACAACATGAACATACATAAAAGTTATACTGGATAAAGGAAGAAACTGGATCTGGTTCTCAGAAGTAAGCAAATGTCTATGCATCCTGATCTAAATGCTGGGACCAGCAAATGTCTCTGACCAATTGGGTTCTATCCAGCTGCACCTTAAGTTCTCCGTCGAGTTAGAATAATCATTACCCTGATGTGCACCCTCGAGAGAGTGATATTTACCAGAATCAAGAGAATAAAATAGTACTTTTTCATTCTGCAACCTAGGAAAGTAGATTTTGTTCTCCATTCGACTAGTCGGAGCAACTGTTGCGACACAAGATGTATCGCTAATAAACAACACATGCCTTCCTAAATGTTCAACTTCAACCCAAACCATTTCCGACAGGTCCAATCTAAATATCCGAACCCATTTTCCATAATGGCCTAGTAGTACAGATAAAAGCTTTCCATCAAGCTCGACCAAATAACTCTCATAGATGAAACCACAATTAGGACGGCGAACCATGGAAAGAATTTCCCAGGTAGTGCGATTCTCCAATTTAAATACTCCTAAAGTTCCGCTCAGATCCAAACAATAAAAACCTCCATGAAAGAATACTGGACAATTAAGAGTTGGCTCAAATGCAATATCTTTCTTACTGGGAGGCAAATAAACGTTATCTAAGATGTCACATGTCCACGTTTCATCTCCCCGTTTAATGAAGGCGATACATACTTCATCTTTCCTGTAGTTACTGATGGCAAAAACTGTGCAATCTGAAGAAGTAGGCAATGACGAGAATGAGATACCCCTGTACCTATATTCATAATCTTCAGGTAAGTCCGGCAATTTGATAATTGCTTTTGTGAAGGGATTGTAGAAGAACAAACTATAGTCCCCTTTTGACAAGAGTAACCAACCATCTTTCGAGAAGCGAATTGTTGAACCCTTCAATAATTCGGGGATGCTCATGAGGTAATTTTCATCATTATGCATTGGGTTTATGAAACTGTAAACAGCTTCATTATCCTTGGCAAAAACCAGCCATGGAGACAAATCAGCAGTTTGTAAACTCCTGGAAGGACAAAACCTTCTCCAATTCAATAAAGGAATCACAGACCGATAGTTTCTTCGAACAGCACGTAAATGAATATAATCCAACGGGCTTAGATAGCTTGATATCGACCACACTATATCATCAGTCAGTGTAACCCAAGGTCTTGCTTCCTCAATATCCTTTTTCTCATCACCAGTGTTTATACTAATtcctttttccattttcttcatacTAGTACCTCCGTCACCGTTATTACCTAACACACattctgttcttcttcttttatcgTCGACCCTactaaagaaagaaaaacagaaagTAAGAAGAAGATCATATGATTCAACCAATCAACTCGAATTGTGAATTAACACTTTCttatttttgcacaattcaaCAGATTTAACTTGTTCTTCAGGTTCGAATAGATCAAACTCAATATAGATCAAACATAAGGAGAACAAGGAATGGAGACAGAAGCACAAGAGAACAAGAAAATCACCACCACAAAATGGTCAGAATCTCATATTCAAcaattttcttttgattcaaATTTGCTCTAACACATAATGATGTAGTATGTTGTAGGGTGTGTTACAAATACACTAGTTTTATgctaatttaattggtcatgtgaCTCCAACAATCATTGTAGAGAAGCTCAGTAAGTAGGGGTCAACAATCATTGTTGTCTCCATAAAAATAACAGACAACAAGCACTTAAACATAGAACGGGATTATCAGTTTATATGCATGCCCAAACAAACACATAAAACGACAAAGAATGCAAAGTTTTATAATTTTACCTGAAAGTTGTAGTAATCATCAGCCACTCAGCAGATAACCACGGTTGAGGAAGATTGGGACATGGCAGAGAAAGCAATATACTTTTATCTTCCAAGTCATACTTGTAGAAGCTCATTTCCTCTAGTTGTGTATAATACACGCAACCCCGTCTAAAACCCAACTCCTTGGTCAAGCAACACAGCGCAGAAGAATGGCTTAGAAATAAGACATGATCATCCAAACTTTTCATTTCCACCCAAGACATGGAAGAGAAATCCAACTTTGCTATCACCATATTAGTTACATATTCATAAACACCTCTAGGAAGGATGACTCTTGTAATTCTGAATATTTCATCAAAAGACTCAACATAATATGTTTCCGTTAAAGTATCGAAAATTCCTCCTACTGTATAGCCTTTTATGTCATCACTAACTTCAAATTTAGCTATAGATAGGATTTTACCAACATCATGCTCAGACAATCCATGTTGCATATCTATCTCTAAATGTTCATCACCCTCGCACATTATATACATCTTACCTTTAAAGTAGAGCATTGAGTGCAGGTCTCCCAAGTCATATATGCCAGTGATGTTATGCGTTTTCCATTCTTTGTCACCAGGGTGGCAATACACAAGAATGTCCATTCCAACTCCTGTTTTTCTACCAAAAAGGAAAGCGACAATGGAATCATCACAAACATTATCATCGTCTTCAGTGCTACTAGTACCATGCCTCTGAGGGGGTGAAGACAGAACACAGTCTTTGGTAATATATTCATCTCCTAATGAATACCAATAGAGAACAGAAGGTAATTGAATAGTCTCCATTGATACTGGATTCCACAAAAAACAATCCCCATAATTGAAATTCGGGGTaggatcatcttcttcatcacagaCAGTTACCAACCAACCTTGAAAAGACGATCTCTGCCAGAATCTCTTCCTGCTCAGCTCTGGTATGAATTTATTGCAAACTCTATTCTCATCACTTATATTGTAAAAAGTTTGAAACTTTCCCTCTTTACCATGTGGGAAAACAAGCCAAGGTGCCACCTTTGGCTTTGGAAGGGACTTCCTCCCACTTCTTTGATGTGATTTTTCCATGGAGGCTGAACTGAAGACAAAAGGGTAAGTGACAGTGAAAACCTAAGTCATGTAATGGAAGTATTTATAGAGGTTGTTTGCCCATCAGTTAATGGCAATTTCCCAATCCCACCATGACAGGAAAGAGTagaattttctttttggaaatccTTGGAACTAGAAATCGATACTAACTAGGAAGtaatttgattttcctttttctctaccaTTGTAGAGAGTATTTTGtaccaaaattatcaaaaaataaataccaTCTTTTTGCTTAATTCTAATACTCCATTAGCGAGGGGGAATGACACTTATACCTTCACTTGTTTTTCCTGTCATGGAACTTTTGTCAAGCAGCTGATGTGCTTCTCCATATAGCTGATAATTGAATAAAAACAAGCCACGATCTCCTTGTTCACATGAATTATCAAATTATACACCTGAGAATCACAATCTCAATTTAATAATTACGGCCATCGTTCAATCCTCTCAGAAGTCTAAGTCTCTATGATACTTCACAGCGAAACTAAATTTCCTTTTCCGTTTTGCCCTTCTTAAAACGATCTTCTGCCAAAATCTCTTCCTGCTCGGCTCTGGTATGAATTTGTTGGAGGCTCTGTTCTTAGGATCATCAGATATTGCAAAAGGTTTGAAATTTTCCGTCTTTTCCATATGGGAAAACAAGTAAATGTGAATAGACAGTTACGAGCAGCTAGCCAGTTCACACACAAAATAAAGGAACTTGCGCCTACTTGGCtgaagacaaagaaagtgaaaacCAAGGTAGTgtagaaaaaaattatttacagAAGCTACCCCTCggttctattaaaaaaaaaaccagctAAGTTGCGCTCCAGCTCCAACAGGGGACTGGGAAAAAAAAACGGTTCAGTCCAAAACCCCCCTCAAAAATAAGGATTAGTCCACCCCGATCCGACTAGGAACAAATTAGTCTAAAGTTAATTTGAAAATGTGTAAAGACGGTGCTGTCCTTCGCACGCGTCTCATAAAGCACACGTGTATCGAATTGAAACTGTTTTGTAACTGACACAATTAACGTGGAAGAGACACGTTGGTTCggaaaagaaaactgaaattaaaaactgACAAAATAAAAACCGGAAATGTTAGTAATTCATTTAGCAGAAGAGAGAAGATAAAAAAACTCAGAGAAAAGAAAACCAAGAGAGAACTTTAACCTAAAATCCAAAATCGAAAATCCAAACCCTAAAGCTTCGAAATCAAACCTTAAATCTTCGAAGAATTGATGAATACAGTAGCTAACATAATGGTGAGTGCTAAAAGACTAGTTGCAAAGCGAAAATCAACAGAAGAATCTACTGATACACCAGCAACAGttgaagaagatacttcaaaatcaCAAGGACCGAAGACGACATCAAAACTGCAGCAATTTCAACAGCAACAGttgaagaagatacttcaaaatcatcaccacctaagaagaaatcaaaa encodes the following:
- the LOC113308499 gene encoding uncharacterized protein LOC113308499 isoform X1 — its product is MEKSHQRSGRKSLPKPKVAPWLVFPHGKEGKFQTFYNISDENRVCNKFIPELSRKRFWQRSSFQGWLVTVCDEEDDPTPNFNYGDCFLWNPVSMETIQLPSVLYWYSLGDEYITKDCVLSSPPQRHGTSSTEDDDNVCDDSIVAFLFGRKTGVGMDILVYCHPGDKEWKTHNITGIYDLGDLHSMLYFKGKMYIMCEGDEHLEIDMQHGLSEHDVGKILSIAKFEVSDDIKGYTVGGIFDTLTETYYVESFDEIFRITRVILPRGVYEYVTNMVIAKLDFSSMSWVEMKSLDDHVLFLSHSSALCCLTKELGFRRGCVYYTQLEEMSFYKYDLEDKSILLSLPCPNLPQPWLSAEWLMITTTFSRVDDKRRRTECVLGNNGDGGTSMKKMEKGISINTGDEKKDIEEARPWVTLTDDIVWSISSYLSPLDYIHLRAVRRNYRSVIPLLNWRRFCPSRSLQTADLSPWLVFAKDNEAVYSFINPMHNDENYLMSIPELLKGSTIRFSKDGWLLLSKGDYSLFFYNPFTKAIIKLPDLPEDYEYRYRGISFSSLPTSSDCTVFAISNYRKDEVCIAFIKRGDETWTCDILDNVYLPPSKKDIAFEPTLNCPVFFHGGFYCLDLSGTLGVFKLENRTTWEILSMVRRPNCGFIYESYLVELDGKLLSVLLGHYGKWVRIFRLDLSEMVWVEVEHLGRHVLFISDTSCVATVAPTSRMENKIYFPRLQNEKVLFYSLDSGKYHSLEGAHQGNDYSNSTENLRCSWIEPNWSETFAGPSI
- the LOC113308499 gene encoding uncharacterized protein LOC113308499 isoform X2 produces the protein MEKSHQRSGRKSLPKPKVAPWLVFPHGKEGKFQTFYNISDENRVCNKFIPELSRKRFWQRSSFQGWLVTVCDEEDDPTPNFNYGDCFLWNPVSMETIQLPSVLYWYSLGDEYITKDCVLSSPPQRHGTSSTEDDDNVCDDSIVAFLFGRKTGVGMDILVYCHPGDKEWKTHNITGIYDLGDLHSMLYFKGKMYIMCEGDEHLEIDMQHGLSEHDVGKILSIAKFEVSDDIKGYTVGGIFDTLTETYYVESFDEIFRITRVILPRGVYEYVTNMVIAKLDFSSMSWVEMKSLDDHVLFLSHSSALCCLTKELGFRRGCVYYTQLEEMSFYKYDLEDKSILLSLPCPNLPQPWLSAEWLMITTTFRVDDKRRRTECVLGNNGDGGTSMKKMEKGISINTGDEKKDIEEARPWVTLTDDIVWSISSYLSPLDYIHLRAVRRNYRSVIPLLNWRRFCPSRSLQTADLSPWLVFAKDNEAVYSFINPMHNDENYLMSIPELLKGSTIRFSKDGWLLLSKGDYSLFFYNPFTKAIIKLPDLPEDYEYRYRGISFSSLPTSSDCTVFAISNYRKDEVCIAFIKRGDETWTCDILDNVYLPPSKKDIAFEPTLNCPVFFHGGFYCLDLSGTLGVFKLENRTTWEILSMVRRPNCGFIYESYLVELDGKLLSVLLGHYGKWVRIFRLDLSEMVWVEVEHLGRHVLFISDTSCVATVAPTSRMENKIYFPRLQNEKVLFYSLDSGKYHSLEGAHQGNDYSNSTENLRCSWIEPNWSETFAGPSI